One genomic segment of Streptomyces niveus includes these proteins:
- a CDS encoding ABC transporter ATP-binding protein, translating into MAKTEPRPADTDELRVFAQLLEGRKLAVAGAVVMSMLSAVATLMLPLQVRDLVMALGQDERPIRPMLAMAGLALGAGLASAIGSYLLARAGEALVSEARFRIAAHILTLPLRRVRREGAGNLVARASSDSSQLRSVVDVGVAQIPSSLFLAVGTLIAMGLLDWVLLLVVLATFTVAGLGIFACVRAIRSGVERQQNAIGAMSQQMTAAVLSLPTVKAFLAERQVASSLGDSVDEARRAAVSVARVSSLVGPTMQFGQQLSIVAVMVVSGARLASGDLNIGEFAAFIVYLLQLVSPLTLLVSGFARMQAGLAARGRLNSVLMIPSEDPGSATAVEPSPTAPAVEFDRVTYVDGGRTIIHEASFAAPARGLTAVVGPSGAGKTTLLGLTERFLLPESGRISVCGLPVEQWPLKQLRGEINYVDQSFTLVEGTVRQNLQLGRDGGVPDAELWRALDTLGLRAAVEALPDGLDTELGRAEDLSGGQRQRLAAARVLLRDTRIVLFDEPTSQLDSENEERLRALMRELAAERAVIAVAHRISTVQDADLIVVVDEGHIVDRGTHEELLTRSPLYQELVHGQTLRGGEARRAESGAGADTAKSALNGGAAPAPVDPAATAAPMDPALAPEPAPASEPAPVAGSEAGAAAR; encoded by the coding sequence ATGGCCAAGACAGAACCACGTCCGGCCGACACAGACGAACTGCGGGTCTTCGCCCAGCTCCTGGAGGGCCGGAAGCTCGCGGTCGCCGGTGCGGTGGTGATGAGCATGCTCTCCGCCGTCGCCACGCTCATGCTCCCCCTCCAGGTCCGTGACCTGGTGATGGCGCTGGGCCAGGACGAACGGCCGATCCGCCCGATGCTCGCGATGGCCGGTCTCGCGCTCGGTGCCGGTCTCGCGTCCGCGATCGGCTCCTACCTGCTCGCCCGCGCCGGTGAGGCCCTGGTCTCCGAGGCGCGGTTCCGGATCGCCGCGCACATCCTGACCCTGCCGCTGCGGCGGGTACGGCGCGAGGGGGCCGGCAATCTGGTTGCCCGCGCCAGCTCCGACAGCTCCCAGCTGCGCTCCGTGGTGGACGTCGGCGTGGCGCAGATCCCGTCGTCCCTCTTCCTGGCCGTCGGCACGCTGATCGCCATGGGGCTGCTGGACTGGGTTCTGCTGCTGGTGGTGCTGGCGACCTTCACCGTCGCGGGTCTCGGGATCTTCGCCTGTGTCCGGGCGATCCGCAGCGGGGTCGAGAGGCAGCAGAACGCCATCGGCGCGATGTCCCAGCAGATGACGGCGGCCGTGCTGTCGCTGCCGACGGTCAAGGCGTTCCTGGCGGAGCGTCAGGTGGCGTCCTCGCTCGGGGACAGTGTCGACGAGGCGCGCAGGGCCGCGGTGTCCGTTGCGCGGGTGAGTTCGCTGGTCGGGCCGACGATGCAGTTCGGCCAGCAGCTGTCGATCGTCGCGGTGATGGTGGTCAGCGGGGCCCGGCTGGCTTCCGGGGATCTGAACATCGGCGAGTTCGCCGCCTTCATCGTGTATCTGCTCCAACTGGTGTCGCCGCTGACCTTGTTGGTCTCGGGCTTCGCGCGGATGCAGGCCGGTCTGGCCGCTCGGGGCCGTCTCAACAGCGTGCTGATGATCCCGTCGGAGGACCCCGGTTCGGCCACCGCCGTCGAGCCCTCCCCCACGGCGCCCGCGGTGGAGTTCGACCGGGTGACGTACGTGGACGGTGGGCGCACCATCATCCACGAGGCGTCCTTCGCGGCGCCCGCGCGCGGGCTGACCGCCGTCGTCGGGCCCTCCGGGGCCGGCAAGACGACGCTGCTCGGACTCACCGAACGCTTCCTGCTGCCGGAGTCGGGCCGGATCTCGGTGTGCGGGCTGCCGGTCGAGCAGTGGCCGCTGAAGCAGCTGCGCGGCGAGATCAACTACGTGGACCAGAGCTTCACCCTCGTCGAGGGCACGGTGCGGCAGAACCTTCAGCTCGGCCGGGACGGCGGCGTACCGGACGCGGAGCTGTGGCGGGCGCTGGACACGCTCGGGCTGCGCGCGGCCGTGGAGGCGCTGCCGGACGGTCTGGACACCGAACTGGGCCGCGCCGAGGACCTGTCGGGCGGTCAGCGGCAGCGGCTGGCGGCTGCCCGCGTACTGCTGCGGGACACCCGCATCGTCCTCTTCGACGAGCCGACCTCCCAGCTCGACAGCGAGAACGAGGAGCGGCTGCGGGCGCTGATGCGTGAACTGGCCGCCGAACGCGCGGTGATCGCGGTCGCGCACCGTATCTCGACCGTGCAGGACGCGGATCTGATCGTGGTCGTGGACGAGGGTCACATCGTCGACCGCGGTACGCACGAGGAGTTGCTGACACGTTCGCCGCTCTATCAGGAGCTGGTGCACGGCCAGACGCTGCGCGGAGGCGAGGCACGGCGCGCGGAGAGCGGCGCCGGCGCCGACACCGCGAAGAGCGCCTTGAACGGCGGCGCGGCGCCCGCTCCCGTCGATCCGGCTGCCACGGCG
- a CDS encoding T3SS effector HopA1 family protein codes for MSTGTETATGTPATATATAGNAHPPQEQPPLSPGLRAALAEVRIAPDGRTAWVRDDEVTAESPPAMRFTLARALYEVLHTGRGIRDRKAPKTLRAPEYETRIAEATPHAATVAPAILTDRRTAAGRRVVEIDGLRLGVPDSVSLQDTGRTVGDPGRPVVLMKLPSARPLISPGFFLVDSGKGRTGGGDLLRMYLRVADAEQGPALWNAVLSTLESRSAIYRAKIISNPASLPRNDGMVVYLSSESWGVVDALTESALATGLPDGPSPAFAHVVAPGVTAAWEPKDDRTGMRGLSFGEHRSHVMARAFVAAAEQGNERPTVAELSAACAAANVDPADPARNLDSAPWPWTDTADSATGITTTGNTTGDTTDIPTGTGNGAAAAP; via the coding sequence ATGAGCACGGGCACAGAAACGGCCACAGGCACTCCCGCAACCGCAACCGCGACCGCCGGCAACGCCCACCCCCCGCAGGAGCAGCCGCCGCTCTCCCCCGGACTGCGCGCCGCCCTGGCCGAGGTCCGCATCGCGCCCGACGGCAGGACCGCCTGGGTACGCGACGACGAGGTGACCGCCGAGTCCCCGCCGGCGATGCGCTTCACGCTCGCCCGCGCCCTCTACGAGGTGCTGCACACCGGACGCGGCATACGCGACCGCAAGGCGCCCAAGACGCTGCGCGCGCCGGAGTACGAGACCCGGATCGCCGAGGCGACCCCGCACGCCGCGACCGTCGCGCCGGCGATCCTCACCGACCGGCGGACGGCCGCCGGCCGGCGCGTGGTGGAGATCGACGGTCTGCGCCTGGGCGTGCCGGACTCGGTGTCGCTCCAGGACACCGGGCGTACGGTCGGTGATCCGGGGCGCCCCGTGGTCCTGATGAAGCTCCCCTCGGCCCGCCCGCTGATCTCGCCGGGTTTCTTCCTGGTGGACAGCGGCAAGGGCCGTACCGGTGGCGGCGATCTGCTGCGCATGTATCTGCGGGTGGCCGATGCCGAGCAGGGGCCCGCCCTGTGGAACGCCGTGCTGAGCACGCTGGAGAGCCGGTCGGCGATCTACCGGGCGAAGATCATCTCGAATCCGGCCAGCCTGCCGCGCAACGACGGCATGGTGGTCTATCTGAGTTCCGAATCCTGGGGCGTGGTCGACGCGTTGACCGAGAGCGCCCTGGCCACGGGGCTGCCGGACGGCCCCTCCCCCGCGTTCGCGCATGTCGTGGCCCCCGGCGTGACGGCCGCCTGGGAGCCGAAGGACGACCGCACCGGCATGCGCGGACTCAGCTTCGGCGAGCACCGTTCGCATGTGATGGCCCGTGCGTTCGTCGCCGCCGCCGAGCAGGGCAACGAGCGGCCGACGGTCGCCGAGTTGTCGGCGGCCTGCGCCGCGGCGAACGTCGACCCGGCCGACCCCGCCCGCAATCTCGACTCGGCGCCCTGGCCCTGGACGGACACCGCCGACAGCGCCACCGGCATCACGACCACCGGCAACACCACCGGCGACACCACTGACATCCCCACCGGTACCGGTAACGGGGCCGCCGCCGCGCCCTGA
- the lxmK gene encoding class V lanthionine synthetase subunit LxmK, which produces MDASVEQLLVQLHLGSLDASEVFSYPGRNDNWSGVTDTGNAVFVKRLKGNPKESLKRYQRLMSFERLMDRGQSPFPRPEFLGGDEEQRLLVFGMLDDIRSGSELAAEEEFTEATSAEAGRTVAALHRLPFLPEDFPEPDPHPYPPVEDLRSLPLEHYVNATGAFIQGWGLLQRDTALLDGLERLRATEADVAHVPIHGDLRLDQFLATDSALYVNDWEEFRLGDPARDVGAYVGEWLHRAVLRIPSQEADDAFSATLTHEEVVARGSEELTRVLPLIAAFHRGYREGGGPDDDGLVVRATSYAGWHLIDRLIASTKENGRLSAIVRAAAGIGRTALLDPRSFVSTVGLGEAA; this is translated from the coding sequence GTGGACGCATCGGTCGAACAGCTCCTCGTCCAGCTCCACTTGGGTTCACTCGACGCCTCGGAGGTCTTCTCCTATCCGGGCCGGAACGACAACTGGTCCGGCGTGACCGACACCGGCAACGCGGTATTCGTGAAGCGCCTCAAAGGGAATCCCAAGGAATCCCTGAAGCGTTATCAGCGGCTCATGTCATTCGAGCGCCTGATGGATCGCGGCCAATCGCCGTTCCCTCGCCCCGAATTCCTCGGCGGTGACGAGGAGCAGCGCCTGCTGGTCTTCGGGATGCTCGACGACATCCGGTCGGGCAGCGAGCTCGCCGCGGAGGAGGAGTTCACCGAGGCGACGTCGGCGGAGGCCGGCCGCACGGTGGCCGCGCTGCACCGACTGCCGTTCCTGCCCGAGGACTTCCCGGAGCCGGACCCGCACCCGTACCCGCCCGTCGAAGACCTGCGGTCGCTGCCGCTGGAGCACTACGTCAACGCCACCGGCGCGTTCATCCAGGGCTGGGGACTGCTGCAGCGCGACACCGCGCTGCTCGACGGGCTCGAAAGACTCCGGGCGACCGAGGCCGATGTGGCTCACGTGCCCATCCACGGGGATCTGAGGCTGGATCAGTTCCTGGCCACCGACTCGGCGTTGTACGTCAACGACTGGGAGGAGTTCCGGCTCGGCGATCCGGCGCGTGACGTCGGGGCGTACGTCGGTGAGTGGCTGCACCGGGCGGTGCTGCGGATTCCCTCGCAGGAGGCGGACGACGCCTTCTCGGCGACCCTCACCCACGAGGAGGTGGTGGCGCGCGGCAGCGAGGAGCTGACCCGCGTACTGCCGCTGATCGCCGCGTTCCACCGTGGCTACCGCGAGGGCGGCGGCCCCGACGACGACGGACTCGTCGTGCGGGCCACGTCCTACGCCGGATGGCATCTGATCGACCGGCTGATCGCCTCGACCAAGGAGAACGGCCGTCTGTCGGCCATCGTCCGGGCGGCGGCGGGGATCGGCCGGACAGCGCTACTTGATCCGCGGAGCTTCGTCTCCACGGTCGGACTCGGGGAGGCCGCATGA
- a CDS encoding S28 family serine protease, whose protein sequence is MRKALRWLLSIVLLVGTLGTAGAATAADGNAGSAAPDIKDQILAIPGMSLIEEKPYPGYRYFVLNYTQPVDHERPSKGTFKQRLTLLHKDTSRPTVFFTSGYGVSTNPSRSEPTRIIDGNQVSLEYRFFTPSRPDPADWSKLDYEQAAADQHRIFGALKKIYPQKWLATGGSKGGMTATYYERFHPRDMDGVVAYVAPNDVVNKEDSAYDRFFEKVGTAECRAKLNGVQREALIRREPLKKMYATWAEAEGATFTTVGTLDKAYEAVVLDFVWAFWQYSLEADCENIPPATASDEEIYNIIDAISGFSFYTDQGLAPYTPYYYQAGTELGSPSIKLPHLGNLSRYGYQPPRNFVPRDIPMKFRPWEMASVDNWVRRNANQMMFVYGENDPWGAERFRPGRGTHDTHVYTAPGANHGANVAGLVADEQAEATARILDWADVAPATVQQDAAKAKPLAAYDAKLDKQNMERMPTLRP, encoded by the coding sequence ATGCGCAAGGCGCTGAGATGGTTGCTGTCGATCGTGCTGCTCGTCGGCACGCTGGGCACGGCCGGCGCGGCAACAGCCGCCGACGGGAACGCGGGATCCGCGGCCCCTGACATCAAGGACCAGATCCTCGCCATCCCGGGGATGAGCCTGATCGAGGAGAAGCCGTACCCCGGTTACCGATACTTCGTCCTCAACTACACCCAGCCCGTCGACCACGAACGACCGTCGAAGGGCACCTTCAAGCAGCGCCTCACGCTGCTGCACAAGGACACCAGCCGCCCCACCGTGTTCTTCACGAGCGGGTACGGCGTCTCCACCAACCCGAGCCGCAGTGAGCCGACACGGATCATCGACGGCAACCAGGTCTCGCTCGAGTACCGCTTCTTCACACCGTCCCGGCCCGACCCGGCCGACTGGTCCAAGCTCGACTACGAGCAGGCCGCGGCCGACCAGCACCGGATCTTCGGCGCGCTGAAGAAGATCTACCCGCAGAAGTGGCTCGCCACGGGTGGCTCGAAGGGCGGCATGACCGCCACGTACTACGAGCGCTTCCACCCCCGGGACATGGACGGCGTCGTCGCCTACGTCGCACCCAACGACGTGGTCAACAAGGAGGATTCCGCCTACGACCGCTTCTTCGAGAAGGTCGGCACCGCGGAGTGCCGCGCCAAGCTCAACGGCGTGCAGCGCGAGGCGCTGATCAGGCGTGAGCCGCTGAAGAAGATGTACGCGACGTGGGCCGAGGCCGAAGGCGCGACGTTCACCACCGTCGGCACGCTCGACAAGGCGTACGAGGCCGTCGTGCTCGACTTCGTCTGGGCCTTCTGGCAGTACAGCCTGGAAGCCGACTGCGAGAACATCCCGCCGGCCACCGCGTCGGACGAGGAGATCTACAACATCATCGACGCGATCTCCGGCTTCTCCTTCTACACCGACCAGGGCCTCGCCCCGTACACGCCGTACTACTACCAGGCCGGCACCGAACTCGGCTCGCCCTCCATCAAGCTGCCCCACCTGGGCAACCTGAGCCGCTACGGCTACCAGCCGCCGCGGAACTTCGTCCCGCGCGACATCCCCATGAAGTTCAGGCCGTGGGAGATGGCGTCCGTCGACAACTGGGTCCGCCGCAACGCGAACCAGATGATGTTCGTCTACGGCGAGAACGACCCCTGGGGCGCCGAGCGCTTCCGTCCCGGCCGCGGCACGCACGACACCCACGTGTACACCGCGCCGGGCGCCAACCACGGTGCCAACGTCGCCGGTCTTGTGGCCGACGAGCAGGCCGAGGCCACGGCCCGGATCCTCGACTGGGCGGACGTCGCACCGGCGACCGTGCAGCAGGACGCCGCCAAGGCGAAGCCGCTGGCCGCGTACGACGCGAAGCTCGACAAGCAGAACATGGAGCGGATGCCGACGCTGCGTCCGTAA
- a CDS encoding sugar phosphate isomerase/epimerase family protein — protein MKFAFSTLGVPGLPIPEVAALASGAGYQGVELRAHPEEPVHPGIGSRERAAVVDEFKRHGVEILAVAGYVRVAAEGGDEEQLSQELSELIRLARDLGASYVRVFPGGGDQDPEAADATAARRLAAAAPLAAESQVRILLETHDSHRTGADAIRILGPVGHKQVGALWDVMHTWLGGERPVTSHASLSPHLGYVQVKDIASAEDTTPLALGAGVLPLGECVELFTGDGDDGWLCWEYEKRWYPDAADLPDLLIPGREYLQALLARGH, from the coding sequence GTGAAATTCGCCTTCTCGACCCTCGGTGTCCCCGGCCTCCCCATTCCCGAGGTCGCCGCCCTCGCCAGTGGGGCCGGCTACCAAGGTGTGGAGTTGCGCGCCCATCCGGAGGAGCCGGTGCACCCCGGCATCGGCTCGCGGGAACGGGCCGCCGTGGTGGACGAGTTCAAGCGTCACGGGGTCGAGATCCTGGCGGTCGCGGGCTATGTGCGGGTGGCCGCGGAAGGCGGTGACGAGGAGCAGCTGAGCCAGGAGCTGAGTGAACTGATCCGGCTGGCGCGCGACCTGGGCGCGTCGTACGTACGGGTCTTCCCGGGCGGCGGCGACCAGGACCCGGAGGCCGCCGACGCGACGGCCGCCCGCCGACTGGCCGCCGCGGCGCCTCTCGCCGCCGAGTCGCAGGTGCGGATCCTGCTGGAGACGCACGACTCCCACCGCACGGGCGCGGACGCGATCCGCATCCTCGGTCCGGTCGGCCACAAGCAGGTGGGTGCGCTCTGGGACGTGATGCACACGTGGCTCGGCGGGGAACGCCCGGTCACCAGCCATGCGTCGCTGTCCCCCCACCTCGGCTACGTACAGGTCAAGGACATCGCATCGGCCGAGGACACCACGCCGTTGGCGCTGGGCGCGGGAGTCCTGCCGTTGGGCGAGTGTGTGGAGCTGTTCACCGGGGACGGGGACGACGGGTGGCTCTGTTGGGAGTACGAGAAGCGCTGGTACCCGGATGCGGCGGACCTTCCCGATCTGCTGATCCCCGGCCGTGAGTATCTGCAGGCGCTGCTGGCGCGGGGACACTGA
- a CDS encoding bifunctional helix-turn-helix transcriptional regulator/GNAT family N-acetyltransferase, with amino-acid sequence MSIQEIRAFNRFYTNLIGALNYGKHLYTPYTLTESRLLYELAHAPRTDAAELRAELSLDAGYLSRMLTKFEREGLLERTPSEQDARRQQITLTRQGRGTAALLDERARESVGTLLDRVEPDERPRLVEALRTAREILSAGETPADGPRAGARREGPVLRDPVPGDLGWIVQRHGAVYAAEYGWDATFEGLVARIVADFATDHDERLERVWMAELDGRPVGSVMCVRDHETPGAARLRLLLVEPEARGHGLGERMVGAVVDFARDAGYREVVLWTNDLLTAARKLYIRAGFTLVGEKPHHSYGADLVGQDWRLPLVDESVVDSPS; translated from the coding sequence ATGAGCATTCAAGAGATCCGCGCGTTCAACCGCTTCTACACCAACCTCATCGGCGCGCTGAATTACGGCAAGCACCTCTACACGCCATACACGCTGACCGAGTCACGGCTGCTGTACGAGCTCGCGCACGCGCCACGTACGGACGCGGCGGAGCTCCGTGCCGAACTGTCGCTGGACGCGGGCTATCTGAGCAGAATGCTGACCAAGTTCGAGCGGGAGGGGCTGCTTGAGCGCACCCCGTCCGAGCAGGACGCCCGGCGGCAGCAGATCACCCTTACGCGGCAGGGGCGTGGGACCGCCGCACTGCTCGACGAGCGGGCGCGTGAATCGGTCGGCACCCTGCTGGACCGGGTCGAGCCGGACGAACGCCCGCGCCTCGTGGAGGCGTTGCGGACGGCCAGGGAAATACTGAGCGCGGGCGAGACGCCCGCGGACGGCCCCCGGGCAGGCGCCCGCCGCGAAGGACCGGTGCTGCGGGACCCGGTCCCGGGCGACCTGGGCTGGATCGTGCAACGGCACGGCGCGGTGTACGCGGCGGAGTACGGGTGGGACGCCACCTTCGAGGGCCTCGTCGCCAGGATCGTCGCCGACTTCGCCACGGATCACGACGAGCGGCTGGAGCGGGTATGGATGGCCGAGCTCGACGGGCGGCCGGTGGGCTCGGTGATGTGTGTGCGGGACCACGAGACGCCGGGCGCCGCGCGGCTGCGCCTGCTCCTCGTCGAGCCCGAAGCGCGCGGGCACGGCCTGGGTGAGCGAATGGTGGGGGCGGTTGTGGATTTCGCCCGCGATGCGGGGTATCGGGAGGTGGTGCTGTGGACCAACGACCTGCTGACCGCCGCCCGCAAGCTGTACATACGGGCGGGATTCACCCTGGTCGGCGAGAAACCGCACCATTCCTACGGAGCGGACCTGGTCGGCCAGGACTGGCGGCTCCCGCTTGTCGACGAGTCCGTCGTGGACTCCCCCTCGTGA
- a CDS encoding LacI family DNA-binding transcriptional regulator: MTVTLADVAARARVSPATVSRVLNGNYPVAASTRERVLRAVDELDYVLNGPASSLAAATSDLVGILVNDIADPFFGIMAGAAQTEIGGQEGTGRAGGEKLAVVCNTGGSPERELTYLTLLQRQRAAAVILTGGALEDPTHIAAMSAKLTKLADAGTHVVLCGRPPLPGSSAVVASLAFDNRGGGRRLTEHLLALGHRRIGYVAGPAERTTTRHRLEGHRSALAAAGLTEDQGPLTVHGPYDRRSGYEATLELLRRSPDLTAVVAANDTVALGACAAVRDQGLRIPEDISVAGFDDLPFSVDAVPALTTVRLPLYEAGARAGRLAMGTEAPPPGGIATIAAELMARASTAPPRG; this comes from the coding sequence ATGACAGTCACCCTGGCCGATGTGGCGGCCCGTGCCCGGGTGTCGCCCGCCACCGTTTCCCGCGTACTGAACGGCAACTACCCGGTGGCCGCATCCACCAGGGAGCGCGTACTGCGGGCGGTGGACGAGTTGGACTATGTGCTGAACGGACCGGCCAGTTCGCTCGCCGCCGCCACGTCCGATCTGGTCGGGATCCTGGTGAACGACATCGCCGACCCGTTCTTCGGGATCATGGCCGGGGCCGCGCAGACCGAGATCGGCGGCCAGGAGGGAACCGGCCGGGCAGGCGGCGAGAAACTCGCGGTCGTCTGCAACACGGGCGGCTCCCCGGAGCGGGAACTGACCTATCTCACCCTCCTCCAGCGCCAGCGGGCCGCCGCCGTGATCCTGACCGGCGGGGCCCTTGAGGACCCCACTCATATCGCGGCGATGTCGGCCAAACTGACCAAACTCGCCGACGCGGGGACGCACGTCGTGCTGTGCGGGCGGCCGCCGCTGCCGGGCAGCAGCGCGGTCGTCGCGTCGCTGGCGTTCGACAACCGGGGTGGCGGGCGGCGGCTCACCGAGCATCTGCTGGCACTGGGGCACCGCAGGATCGGATACGTCGCGGGGCCTGCGGAGCGGACCACGACCCGGCACCGGCTGGAGGGCCACCGGTCGGCGCTGGCCGCCGCGGGACTGACCGAGGACCAGGGCCCGTTGACGGTGCACGGCCCCTATGACCGGCGCTCGGGCTACGAGGCGACGCTGGAGTTGCTGCGGCGCTCGCCGGATCTGACGGCGGTGGTCGCCGCGAACGACACGGTGGCGCTCGGCGCGTGCGCGGCGGTCCGTGACCAGGGGCTGCGCATCCCCGAGGACATCTCGGTGGCGGGCTTCGACGACCTGCCGTTCTCGGTCGACGCGGTACCGGCGCTGACGACGGTGCGGCTGCCCCTGTACGAGGCGGGGGCGCGTGCCGGCCGGCTCGCGATGGGGACGGAAGCCCCGCCGCCGGGCGGGATCGCGACGATCGCCGCGGAGTTGATGGCGCGGGCCTCGACGGCGCCGCCGCGGGGCTGA
- a CDS encoding Gfo/Idh/MocA family protein — translation MTRRTVRIAMNGVTGRMGYRQHLVRSILAIREQGGLDLGDGEVLWPEPVLVGRREHALREVAERHGLTEWSTDLDTVLADDTVDIYFDAQVTSARVEAIKKAVAAGKHIYTEKPTATDLEGALDLARLAQSAGIKHGVVQDKIFLPGLLKLKRLIDGGFFGEILSVRGEFGYWVFEGDWQESQRPSWNYRTEDGGGITVDMFPHWEYVLHELFGKVNSVSAHITTHIPRRWDEQGKPYAATADDSAYGIFELEGGIVAQINSSWAVRVNRDELVEFQVDGTHGSAVAGLRRCRVQHRTSTPKPVWNPDLAATESFRDQWQEIPDNTEFDNGFKAQWELFLRHIALGEPYRWDLLAGARGVQLAELGLKSSVQGRRFDVPELSL, via the coding sequence GTGACACGCAGGACAGTGCGGATCGCCATGAACGGCGTCACGGGGCGGATGGGGTACCGGCAACACCTGGTGCGCTCCATCCTCGCGATCCGCGAACAGGGCGGACTGGACCTCGGCGACGGTGAGGTGCTGTGGCCCGAGCCCGTCCTCGTCGGGCGCCGTGAACACGCCCTCAGGGAGGTCGCGGAGCGACACGGCCTCACGGAGTGGTCCACCGACCTCGACACCGTCCTCGCCGACGACACCGTCGACATCTACTTCGACGCGCAGGTCACCTCGGCCCGGGTCGAAGCCATCAAGAAAGCCGTTGCTGCCGGGAAGCACATCTACACGGAGAAGCCGACGGCGACCGACCTCGAAGGCGCCCTCGACCTGGCCCGCCTCGCCCAGAGCGCCGGCATCAAGCACGGTGTCGTCCAGGACAAGATCTTCCTTCCTGGCCTGCTCAAGCTGAAGCGCCTCATCGACGGCGGCTTCTTCGGCGAGATCCTCTCCGTACGAGGCGAGTTCGGCTACTGGGTCTTCGAAGGCGACTGGCAGGAGTCGCAGCGACCCTCCTGGAACTACCGGACCGAGGACGGCGGCGGCATCACCGTCGACATGTTCCCGCACTGGGAGTACGTCCTGCACGAGCTGTTCGGCAAGGTCAACTCCGTCTCGGCGCACATCACCACCCACATCCCGCGCCGCTGGGACGAGCAGGGCAAGCCGTACGCCGCCACCGCCGACGACTCCGCCTACGGGATCTTCGAGCTGGAGGGCGGCATCGTCGCGCAGATCAACTCCTCCTGGGCGGTGCGGGTCAACCGCGACGAACTCGTCGAGTTCCAGGTCGACGGCACCCACGGGTCGGCCGTCGCCGGGCTGCGCCGCTGCCGCGTCCAGCACCGCACCTCCACCCCCAAGCCCGTCTGGAACCCGGACCTCGCCGCCACCGAGTCCTTCCGTGACCAGTGGCAGGAGATCCCGGACAACACCGAGTTCGACAACGGCTTCAAGGCGCAGTGGGAGCTCTTCCTGCGCCACATCGCGCTCGGCGAGCCCTACCGCTGGGACCTGCTCGCCGGCGCGCGTGGCGTACAGCTCGCGGAACTCGGGCTCAAGTCCTCGGTGCAGGGACGCCGCTTCGACGTACCGGAGCTCTCACTGTGA
- a CDS encoding dihydrodipicolinate synthase family protein, which produces MSGTPSVGKPGQGLRLPDADGRLRTYLPRREPAAFLTKGADAAPLVSRTVFSAAHVVADPYADSSPGAPVVVDWDTTLAFRRHLWSHGLGVAEAMDTAQRGMGLDWAGAAELIRRSAAEARSTGGRIACGVGTDQLAPGAHSLEEVRAAYEEQLALVEETGSQAILMASRALAAAAEGPEDYLAVYAHLLRQADEPVVLHWLGPMFDPALEGYWGSTDLDAATETFLQVISEHPDKIDGIKVSLLDARREVELRRRLPQGVRCYTGDDFNYPELIAGDERGFSHALLGIFDPLGPVAAEAVRVLDTGDAKGFRELLDPTVELSRHLFQAPTRFYKTGVVFLAWLAGHQAHFAMVGGLQSARSLPHLARAYELADGLGLFPDPVAAEGRMKSLLGVYGVDQ; this is translated from the coding sequence GTGTCCGGCACTCCCTCCGTAGGGAAGCCGGGCCAGGGGCTCCGGCTCCCGGACGCGGACGGCAGGCTGCGTACGTACCTGCCGCGCCGCGAACCTGCCGCCTTCCTCACCAAGGGCGCCGACGCCGCCCCTCTCGTCTCCCGTACGGTCTTCTCCGCCGCGCACGTCGTGGCCGACCCGTACGCCGACAGCAGCCCCGGAGCGCCGGTCGTCGTCGACTGGGACACCACGCTCGCCTTCCGCCGCCATCTGTGGTCGCACGGCCTCGGGGTCGCGGAGGCCATGGACACCGCGCAGCGCGGCATGGGGCTGGACTGGGCGGGGGCGGCCGAGCTGATCCGCCGTTCGGCGGCGGAGGCGCGGTCCACCGGAGGCCGGATCGCGTGCGGGGTGGGCACCGACCAACTCGCGCCGGGAGCGCACTCTCTTGAGGAGGTGCGCGCGGCGTACGAGGAACAGCTCGCGCTCGTCGAGGAGACCGGCTCCCAGGCCATCCTGATGGCCTCACGCGCACTCGCCGCGGCCGCGGAGGGGCCGGAGGACTATCTGGCCGTCTACGCCCACCTCCTGCGGCAGGCGGACGAACCCGTGGTGTTGCACTGGCTCGGCCCGATGTTCGACCCGGCGCTGGAAGGTTACTGGGGCAGTACGGACCTCGACGCGGCCACCGAGACGTTCCTCCAGGTCATCTCCGAACACCCGGACAAGATCGACGGAATCAAGGTCTCGCTGCTGGACGCGCGTCGCGAGGTCGAGCTGCGCCGGCGCCTCCCGCAGGGCGTGCGCTGCTACACGGGCGACGACTTCAACTACCCCGAGCTGATCGCGGGCGACGAACGAGGCTTCAGCCATGCGCTGCTGGGCATCTTCGACCCGCTCGGGCCGGTGGCCGCCGAAGCCGTACGTGTCCTGGACACGGGTGACGCGAAGGGATTCCGGGAACTGCTCGACCCCACGGTCGAGCTGTCGCGCCATCTCTTCCAGGCACCCACCCGCTTCTACAAGACGGGTGTGGTGTTCCTGGCCTGGCTGGCCGGCCATCAGGCCCACTTCGCCATGGTCGGCGGCCTTCAGTCGGCCCGTTCGCTCCCGCATCTCGCGCGGGCGTACGAACTGGCTGACGGATTGGGCCTGTTCCCGGACCCGGTGGCGGCCGAAGGCCGGATGAAGTCCCTGCTCGGCGTGTACGGAGTGGACCAGTGA